A part of Bombus affinis isolate iyBomAffi1 chromosome 12, iyBomAffi1.2, whole genome shotgun sequence genomic DNA contains:
- the LOC126922594 gene encoding CTD nuclear envelope phosphatase 1 homolog isoform X3, whose protein sequence is MEKRICMCTPLLYAEVECCKGKRDPNVGETGDQVLPDFGPVRRSVEMLKQLQMGMRAFLLMASRLWTCVFFLLKKQVRAISQMQPVKYEIFPLSPLSRHRLSIVKRKVLVLDLDETLIHSHHDGVARPTVRFGTPPDFILKVKIDRHPVRFFVHKRPHVDFFLDIVSQWYELVVFTASMEIYGAAVAEKLDNNRGILRRRYYRQHCTPEMGSYTKDLSAICSDLASVFILDNSPGAYRAYPHNAIPIKSWFSDAGDTALLSLLPVLDALRFTQDVRSVLSRNLHLHHTW, encoded by the exons ATGGAAAAGCGTATTTGCATGTGCACGCCGCTACTATACGCGGAAG TGGAGTGTTGCAAGGGAAAAAGAGACCCTAACGTAGGCGAGACTGGAGATCAAGTGTTGCCGGACTTCGGCCCGGTAAGAAGATCAGTAGAGATGCTGAAGCAATTGCAGATGGGGATGAGAGCTTTCCTCTTGATGGCCTCCCGATTGTGGACATGCGTCTTCTTTCTCCTCAAGAAGCAGGTTAGAGCC ATATCACAAATGCAACCTGTTAAATATGAGATCTTTCCATTATCTCCATTGTCAAGGCACAGACTTA GTATAGTTAAAAGGAAAGTACTAGTATTGGATTTGGATGAAACATTAATTCACTCTCATCATGATGGAGTAGCAAGGCCAACAGTTAGATTTGGTACACCACCAGATTTTATTCTTAAGGTGAAAATAGATAGACATCCAGTCAGATTTTTTGTCCACAAAAGACCACATGTAGATTTCTTTCTAGATATTGTTAGTCAATG GTACGAACTAGTGGTTTTCACTGCTTCCATGGAAATCTATGGAGCAGCTGTTGCAGAAAAGTTAGATAACAACAGGGGTATTTTAAGAAGAAGATACTATAGACAACATTGTACACCAGAAATGGGTTCCTATACTAAAGATCTATCTGCAATTTGTTCAGATCTAGCATCAGTCTTTATACTTGATAACAGTCCTGGAGCCTACAGGGCTTATCCTC ATAATGCAATACCAATAAAGTCATGGTTTAGCGACGCGGGAGATACTGCTCTGTTAAGTTTACTTCCAGTTTTGGATGCACTTCGTTTTACACAGGATGTACGGTCTGTTCTTTCAAGGAATTTACATTTACATCATACTTGGTAG
- the LOC126922594 gene encoding CTD nuclear envelope phosphatase 1 homolog isoform X2 produces MEKRICMCTPLLYAEVCIILQREVECCKGKRDPNVGETGDQVLPDFGPVRRSVEMLKQLQMGMRAFLLMASRLWTCVFFLLKKQISQMQPVKYEIFPLSPLSRHRLSIVKRKVLVLDLDETLIHSHHDGVARPTVRFGTPPDFILKVKIDRHPVRFFVHKRPHVDFFLDIVSQWYELVVFTASMEIYGAAVAEKLDNNRGILRRRYYRQHCTPEMGSYTKDLSAICSDLASVFILDNSPGAYRAYPHNAIPIKSWFSDAGDTALLSLLPVLDALRFTQDVRSVLSRNLHLHHTW; encoded by the exons ATGGAAAAGCGTATTTGCATGTGCACGCCGCTACTATACGCGGAAG TTTGTATAATACTACAACGTGAAGTGGAGTGTTGCAAGGGAAAAAGAGACCCTAACGTAGGCGAGACTGGAGATCAAGTGTTGCCGGACTTCGGCCCGGTAAGAAGATCAGTAGAGATGCTGAAGCAATTGCAGATGGGGATGAGAGCTTTCCTCTTGATGGCCTCCCGATTGTGGACATGCGTCTTCTTTCTCCTCAAGAAGCAG ATATCACAAATGCAACCTGTTAAATATGAGATCTTTCCATTATCTCCATTGTCAAGGCACAGACTTA GTATAGTTAAAAGGAAAGTACTAGTATTGGATTTGGATGAAACATTAATTCACTCTCATCATGATGGAGTAGCAAGGCCAACAGTTAGATTTGGTACACCACCAGATTTTATTCTTAAGGTGAAAATAGATAGACATCCAGTCAGATTTTTTGTCCACAAAAGACCACATGTAGATTTCTTTCTAGATATTGTTAGTCAATG GTACGAACTAGTGGTTTTCACTGCTTCCATGGAAATCTATGGAGCAGCTGTTGCAGAAAAGTTAGATAACAACAGGGGTATTTTAAGAAGAAGATACTATAGACAACATTGTACACCAGAAATGGGTTCCTATACTAAAGATCTATCTGCAATTTGTTCAGATCTAGCATCAGTCTTTATACTTGATAACAGTCCTGGAGCCTACAGGGCTTATCCTC ATAATGCAATACCAATAAAGTCATGGTTTAGCGACGCGGGAGATACTGCTCTGTTAAGTTTACTTCCAGTTTTGGATGCACTTCGTTTTACACAGGATGTACGGTCTGTTCTTTCAAGGAATTTACATTTACATCATACTTGGTAG
- the LOC126922594 gene encoding CTD nuclear envelope phosphatase 1 homolog isoform X1, which produces MEKRICMCTPLLYAEVCIILQREVECCKGKRDPNVGETGDQVLPDFGPVRRSVEMLKQLQMGMRAFLLMASRLWTCVFFLLKKQVRAISQMQPVKYEIFPLSPLSRHRLSIVKRKVLVLDLDETLIHSHHDGVARPTVRFGTPPDFILKVKIDRHPVRFFVHKRPHVDFFLDIVSQWYELVVFTASMEIYGAAVAEKLDNNRGILRRRYYRQHCTPEMGSYTKDLSAICSDLASVFILDNSPGAYRAYPHNAIPIKSWFSDAGDTALLSLLPVLDALRFTQDVRSVLSRNLHLHHTW; this is translated from the exons ATGGAAAAGCGTATTTGCATGTGCACGCCGCTACTATACGCGGAAG TTTGTATAATACTACAACGTGAAGTGGAGTGTTGCAAGGGAAAAAGAGACCCTAACGTAGGCGAGACTGGAGATCAAGTGTTGCCGGACTTCGGCCCGGTAAGAAGATCAGTAGAGATGCTGAAGCAATTGCAGATGGGGATGAGAGCTTTCCTCTTGATGGCCTCCCGATTGTGGACATGCGTCTTCTTTCTCCTCAAGAAGCAGGTTAGAGCC ATATCACAAATGCAACCTGTTAAATATGAGATCTTTCCATTATCTCCATTGTCAAGGCACAGACTTA GTATAGTTAAAAGGAAAGTACTAGTATTGGATTTGGATGAAACATTAATTCACTCTCATCATGATGGAGTAGCAAGGCCAACAGTTAGATTTGGTACACCACCAGATTTTATTCTTAAGGTGAAAATAGATAGACATCCAGTCAGATTTTTTGTCCACAAAAGACCACATGTAGATTTCTTTCTAGATATTGTTAGTCAATG GTACGAACTAGTGGTTTTCACTGCTTCCATGGAAATCTATGGAGCAGCTGTTGCAGAAAAGTTAGATAACAACAGGGGTATTTTAAGAAGAAGATACTATAGACAACATTGTACACCAGAAATGGGTTCCTATACTAAAGATCTATCTGCAATTTGTTCAGATCTAGCATCAGTCTTTATACTTGATAACAGTCCTGGAGCCTACAGGGCTTATCCTC ATAATGCAATACCAATAAAGTCATGGTTTAGCGACGCGGGAGATACTGCTCTGTTAAGTTTACTTCCAGTTTTGGATGCACTTCGTTTTACACAGGATGTACGGTCTGTTCTTTCAAGGAATTTACATTTACATCATACTTGGTAG